Proteins encoded together in one Coffea arabica cultivar ET-39 chromosome 2c, Coffea Arabica ET-39 HiFi, whole genome shotgun sequence window:
- the LOC113726937 gene encoding NADH dehydrogenase [ubiquinone] iron-sulfur protein 8, mitochondrial — translation MASILARKSLAGFRARQLAAAGQAWQDLSRFALVNGSRTFATKHSFSTDKDDEEREKLAKEISKDWNSVFERSINTLFLTEMVRGLSLTLKYFFEKKVTINYPFEKGPLSPRFRGEHALRRYPTGEERCIACKLCEAICPAQAITIEAEEREDGSRRTTRYDIDMTKCIYCGFCQEACPVDAIVEGPNFEFATETHEELLYDKEKLLENGDRWETEIAENLRSESLYR, via the exons ATGGCCTCCATCTTAGCTCGCAAATCCCTCGCCGGTTTTCGTGCTCGTCAGCTC GCTGCAGCTGGGCAAGCCTGGCAGGACCTCAGTCGTTTTGCTTTGGTGAATGGGTCTCGCACTTTCGCCACAAAGCACTCTTTTTCCACTGATAAAG AtgatgaagaaagagaaaagcttGCTAAAGAGATTTCAAAAGATTGGAATTCTG TATTTGAGAGGAGCATAAACACATTGTTTCTGACTGAAATGGTCCGTGGTTTGAGTTTGACGCTGAAGTACTTCTTTGAGAAGAAAGTTACT aTCAACTATCCATTTGAGAAGGGTCCGTTGAGCCCTCGTTTTCGTGGTGAACATGCTCTCCGACGTTATCCAACTGGAGAGGAACGTTGCATTGCTTGTAAACTTTGTGAAGCT ATATGCCCAGCTCAAGCAATCACAATAGAGGCAGAAGAAAGAGAAGATGGGAGCCGTCGAACAACTAGGTATGACATTGACATGACAAAGTGCATCTATTGTGGATTTTGCCAAGAAGCTTGCCCGGTTGATGCCATTGTTGAAGGGCCCAACTTTGAGTTTGCCACTGAGACTCACGAG GAACTCTTGTATGACAAGGAAAAGCTGCTCGAGAACGGAGACCGGTGGGAAACTGAGATTGCAGAAAATCTCAGGTCGGAAAGCCTTTATCGCTGA